One genomic region from Cetobacterium sp. 8H encodes:
- a CDS encoding tyrosine-type recombinase/integrase, which yields MNEITIKEKHEISTNRRKRKSREEKKSIFEIYKSPKTMKDYFFYLKDFLTYVYDGDTPIEGDEIIELMTGIEKGDIEDYLSHLINEREMKKTSINKVISSLKSLYKELEKNGYDNPFKYIGLFKTSRNLDNILKVSFDDIKEILKNYRVNGEKEYRNTLILYTLFYTGMRSQELLSLQFKHVLKRNGEHFVKLEKTKSGREQYKPLHNFLIKKLDDYKNYLTNVYGVDEESLDEKFLFFSSFEKNKPLSYRALYNVVQDMGQVINKDISPHNIRHAIATELSLNGADLIEIRDFLGHSDTKVTEVYINAKSLIEKKVLEKIPVQSMDDIG from the coding sequence TTGAATGAGATTACAATAAAAGAAAAACACGAAATAAGTACAAATAGGCGAAAACGAAAAAGTAGAGAAGAAAAGAAAAGTATATTTGAAATATATAAATCTCCTAAAACTATGAAAGATTATTTTTTCTATCTTAAAGATTTTCTTACTTATGTATATGACGGTGATACTCCGATAGAAGGAGATGAAATAATAGAACTTATGACTGGTATTGAAAAAGGTGATATTGAAGATTATTTATCTCATCTTATAAATGAGAGAGAGATGAAAAAAACATCTATTAACAAAGTTATATCATCTTTAAAATCTTTGTATAAAGAGTTAGAAAAAAATGGCTATGATAATCCATTTAAATATATCGGTCTTTTTAAAACATCTAGAAACTTAGATAATATTTTAAAAGTTTCCTTTGATGATATAAAAGAGATCTTGAAAAATTATAGAGTTAATGGTGAAAAAGAATATAGAAATACATTAATTTTATATACACTTTTTTATACTGGAATGAGAAGCCAAGAACTTTTATCATTACAATTTAAACATGTATTAAAAAGAAATGGAGAACATTTTGTTAAATTGGAAAAAACAAAAAGTGGTAGAGAGCAATATAAACCTCTGCATAATTTTTTAATCAAAAAGCTCGATGATTATAAAAATTACTTAACAAATGTTTATGGGGTAGATGAAGAAAGTTTAGATGAAAAATTTCTATTTTTCTCCTCGTTTGAAAAAAATAAGCCTCTATCATATAGAGCGCTATACAATGTAGTTCAAGATATGGGACAGGTCATAAATAAAGATATTAGTCCACATAATATTCGTCATGCTATTGCAACAGAACTTTCTCTAAACGGAGCTGATTTAATAGAGATTCGAGATTTTTTAGGCCACTCAGATACAAAAGTTACTGAAGTTTATATAAATGCAAAATCTCTTATCGAAAAAAAGGTTTTGGAAAAAATACCTGTACAAAGTATGGATGATATTGGATAA
- a CDS encoding pseudouridine synthase, producing MRLDKFLVECGVGSRSEVKKYITNNEIYVDGVICKDNSKNVDEKETLVEYLGRKIIYKEFRYYKLYKVDGYITATEDKKEKTVMELLPEWVNKKDLFPVGRLDKDTEGLLLFTNDGKLAHELISPKKHVDKIYRVILRNEIGEGEIDRLEKGVDIGGYITQPAKVEKVNEKEILLNIKEGKFHQVKKMLKAVNNEVTYLKREIFGKLTLEDMQPREVREIEKEDIL from the coding sequence TTGAGATTAGATAAATTTTTAGTTGAGTGTGGTGTAGGTAGTAGAAGTGAAGTGAAAAAATATATAACTAATAATGAAATCTATGTTGATGGAGTTATTTGTAAAGATAATAGCAAAAATGTGGATGAGAAGGAAACGTTAGTAGAATATCTAGGAAGAAAGATTATATATAAAGAGTTTAGATACTATAAGCTATATAAAGTTGATGGGTACATTACAGCAACAGAAGATAAAAAAGAGAAAACCGTTATGGAACTTTTACCAGAATGGGTTAACAAAAAAGATCTTTTCCCTGTAGGAAGATTGGATAAAGATACTGAGGGATTACTTTTATTTACAAATGATGGAAAACTTGCTCACGAACTGATATCACCTAAAAAACATGTGGACAAAATATATCGTGTTATTCTAAGAAATGAAATTGGAGAGGGTGAAATAGATAGATTAGAAAAAGGAGTTGATATTGGTGGATATATAACTCAACCTGCTAAAGTTGAAAAAGTTAATGAAAAAGAGATTCTTTTAAATATAAAAGAGGGAAAATTCCATCAAGTAAAAAAAATGCTTAAAGCAGTTAATAATGAAGTGACATATTTAAAAAGAGAAATATTTGGAAAATTAACTTTAGAAGATATGCAACCTAGAGAGGTTAGAGAGATTGAAAAGGAAGATATTTTATAA
- the nfo gene encoding deoxyribonuclease IV — MTREDKIKNTYLGAHVSIQGGVSNVFKNATAIGANGFGMFVKNQRRWDAKPYTENEILEFKDSMRRYKFKPEQILPHDGYLINLGSPDDEKREKSLNAFVDEMERVNQLGLIYLNTHPGSHLKEISEEKCIELIADSINKAHKLVPNVIIVLENTAGQGSNMGYKFEHLRDIINLIEDKERIAVCLDTCHTVAAGYPLSSEEEYNETMTAFGEIVGFKYLKGVHLNDSMFGVGSKKDRHHSIGEGTLGMDFFKRFMNDDRFRGIPIVMETIDETIWKKEIELLISLID; from the coding sequence ATGACTAGAGAAGATAAAATAAAAAATACATACTTAGGAGCTCATGTATCTATTCAAGGTGGTGTTTCAAATGTTTTTAAAAATGCTACTGCTATAGGAGCAAATGGATTTGGAATGTTTGTTAAAAATCAACGTAGATGGGATGCTAAACCATACACAGAAAATGAAATTTTAGAATTTAAAGATTCTATGAGAAGATATAAATTTAAGCCAGAACAAATACTTCCACATGATGGATATTTAATAAATTTAGGAAGTCCTGATGATGAAAAAAGAGAAAAGTCTTTAAATGCTTTTGTAGATGAGATGGAGAGAGTTAATCAATTGGGCTTAATCTATTTGAATACTCACCCAGGTAGCCATCTTAAAGAAATCAGCGAAGAAAAATGCATTGAGTTGATTGCAGATTCTATTAATAAAGCACATAAATTAGTTCCAAATGTAATTATTGTTTTAGAGAATACAGCTGGACAAGGATCGAATATGGGATACAAATTTGAGCATTTAAGAGATATAATAAATCTTATAGAAGATAAAGAAAGAATTGCAGTTTGTTTAGATACTTGTCATACTGTTGCTGCAGGATATCCACTTTCTTCTGAAGAGGAATATAATGAAACTATGACTGCCTTTGGTGAGATTGTTGGATTTAAATATTTAAAAGGAGTTCATCTAAATGATTCTATGTTTGGAGTAGGTAGTAAAAAAGATAGACATCACAGTATAGGAGAGGGAACCCTTGGAATGGACTTTTTTAAAAGATTTATGAACGATGATAGATTTAGAGGTATTCCAATCGTAATGGAAACTATTGATGAAACTATTTGGAAAAAAGAGATAGAGCTTCTTATTAGTTTAATCGACTAA
- a CDS encoding alanyl-tRNA editing protein: MITVISCINDNNQWIVEVDSHNFYIDGKGGQIGDQGYIGDVKFITVLDDKKIIVEEELPAGKYKYVINTSRVQDIGVQHTSQHLFSAIAYNDYGLNTVGFRMTETYTTVDLDSKDLDEIFVDEIELKVNKAIGEGKLIIEKVLSREEANQIETFRKKISDKVIGDVRIIEIEGLDTSACAGYHVENISQIKVFKIVNFEKVKGNYTRFYFLAGDRAIEDYSNKNKTIKELNRIFSCRDNEVLSMVDKFNEDKKNLESKYKELNLKYCEYLSKDLMTNCLEKDGQKYIVYRGENEVISNLNKHISSEYIFIGLWENGGLISSSSIDCGLLVKEFSKFLNIKGGGKAERANFKGEVSIDEITNLL; encoded by the coding sequence ATGATAACAGTAATTTCTTGTATTAACGACAATAATCAATGGATAGTAGAAGTAGATTCACACAATTTTTATATAGATGGAAAAGGTGGCCAAATAGGAGATCAAGGATATATCGGAGACGTAAAATTTATAACGGTTCTAGATGATAAAAAAATTATCGTTGAAGAAGAACTACCTGCTGGAAAATATAAATATGTTATAAATACATCAAGAGTTCAAGATATCGGAGTTCAGCATACATCTCAACATCTATTTTCAGCTATAGCTTATAATGACTACGGGTTAAATACAGTTGGTTTTAGAATGACTGAAACATATACTACAGTAGATTTAGATTCAAAAGATCTTGATGAAATCTTTGTAGATGAAATTGAATTAAAAGTGAATAAAGCTATAGGAGAGGGAAAATTAATAATAGAAAAAGTGTTATCTAGAGAAGAAGCTAACCAGATAGAAACTTTTAGAAAAAAAATAAGTGATAAAGTTATTGGAGATGTTAGAATTATTGAAATTGAAGGCTTAGATACTAGTGCTTGTGCGGGATATCATGTTGAAAACATATCTCAAATAAAGGTATTTAAAATTGTAAATTTTGAGAAAGTTAAAGGGAACTATACAAGATTTTACTTTTTAGCTGGTGATAGAGCTATTGAGGACTACAGCAATAAGAATAAGACGATAAAAGAGTTAAACAGAATTTTTAGTTGTAGAGATAACGAAGTTCTATCAATGGTCGATAAATTTAATGAAGATAAAAAAAATCTTGAAAGTAAATACAAAGAGTTGAATTTAAAGTATTGTGAATATTTATCGAAGGACTTAATGACAAATTGTTTAGAAAAGGATGGACAAAAATATATCGTATATAGAGGTGAAAATGAAGTTATAAGTAACCTTAATAAACATATATCTTCTGAATACATTTTTATTGGATTGTGGGAAAATGGAGGACTAATCTCTAGCTCTTCCATTGATTGTGGTCTTTTAGTGAAAGAGTTTTCTAAATTTTTAAATATAAAAGGAGGAGGAAAAGCTGAAAGAGCCAATTTTAAAGGTGAAGTATCTATAGATGAGATTACAAATCTATTGTAA
- the rlmN gene encoding 23S rRNA (adenine(2503)-C(2))-methyltransferase RlmN — protein MSNKINLLNLNEQELTDFVVSIGMKKFYGKQIFTWLNQKIVRDINDMTNISLKDRELLSEKAYIPFLNLLKHQVSKIDKTQKFLFKLEDGNTIESVILVHKERVTLCISSQVGCAVMCGFCATGLGGFTRNLQVNEITNQFYTIERRLLKQGLQINNIVFMGMGEPMLNIDNVIKAIEILSSEKGVNVSKRRITISTSGIIPGIEKLLEEKIPVELAISLHSAIDEKRSEIMPINNRYPLADLFPILQEYQRQTKRRISFEYILINDFNVSDNDISFLADFVHNFDHVLNLIPCNPVEGKDYQRPSQKKIEKIYNYLKDFRKVNVTIRGEKGTDIDGACGQLRQKNSK, from the coding sequence ATGTCAAATAAAATAAATTTACTAAACTTAAATGAACAAGAACTTACAGATTTTGTTGTATCTATTGGAATGAAGAAATTCTATGGAAAACAAATCTTTACTTGGTTAAACCAAAAAATTGTAAGAGATATCAATGATATGACAAACATATCACTAAAGGATAGAGAGCTTCTTTCTGAAAAAGCTTATATTCCTTTTTTAAACCTATTAAAACATCAAGTTTCTAAAATAGATAAAACACAAAAGTTTTTATTTAAACTAGAAGATGGAAACACTATTGAAAGTGTTATATTAGTTCATAAGGAGAGAGTTACTCTTTGTATATCATCACAAGTTGGATGTGCTGTTATGTGTGGTTTCTGTGCTACTGGTCTAGGAGGATTTACTCGTAACTTACAAGTTAATGAGATTACAAACCAATTCTATACAATAGAAAGAAGACTTTTAAAGCAAGGATTACAAATAAACAACATCGTATTTATGGGTATGGGAGAACCTATGCTTAATATTGATAACGTTATTAAAGCTATTGAAATTCTTTCAAGTGAGAAAGGGGTTAACGTTTCTAAGAGAAGAATTACAATTTCAACTTCAGGAATTATTCCAGGAATTGAAAAGTTATTAGAAGAAAAAATACCGGTAGAATTAGCTATCTCTTTACATAGTGCTATAGATGAGAAAAGAAGTGAAATTATGCCAATAAACAATAGATACCCTCTTGCAGATTTATTCCCTATACTTCAAGAATATCAAAGACAAACTAAGAGAAGAATATCTTTTGAGTATATCTTAATCAACGATTTTAACGTTTCAGATAATGATATATCTTTCTTAGCAGATTTCGTTCATAACTTTGATCATGTTTTAAACTTAATCCCATGTAACCCTGTAGAAGGAAAAGATTACCAAAGACCTTCACAGAAAAAGATTGAAAAAATATACAACTATTTAAAAGACTTTAGAAAAGTTAACGTTACTATCAGAGGAGAAAAAGGAACTGATATTGATGGAGCTTGTGGACAGTTAAGACAAAAAAATTCAAAATAA
- a CDS encoding transglycosylase domain-containing protein: MKWKILKYLAIFIISLGIVGSIGAGLLVNKYYRELPNISELVENYTPPVPTTIYDRNGQVIDVISKETREPVDISDVPKNLENAFIAIEDRHFLTHYGIDPFRILGSAIVNLKSGRTAQGGSTITQQLARNAFLTQEKKFSRKIKEIIITFEIERKYTKQEIMEKYLNEIYFGSGAYGVKTAVYNFFRKDIKDINLAEAAILAGIPNRPNMYNPRTNLDKSLMRQQLILKQMLKFGLINQSEFDNAMAHKFINESNAKPKDYKNPNVTIVYNALDKKIEFNAPDFTDLVQKFLFENFDEKQIYNDGLNVQTTLDLNIQKTAKDVFENYPRLKNDKKLQGSMVTVDAKNGEVISIIGGKNYKPGNFNRAIQAKRQLGSSFKPFVYYTALEKGFEENLIVEDSRIVYGNWAPRNFGERYYNGMTLMQGFDKSQNIVSIKLLNKVGIPALMDTMKKINPDFVIPNNLTAALGTMEGTPLELASAYAIFANGGYVVKPIFILKVTDKFNNTIFESKPQIEEKFDSANIALMTNMMKNSVKQGTSKGAQVKIDGNPIEQGGKTGTTNNSRTVWYSGMTPEYVTTIYMGYDNNDTLYKATGGGVAAPLWKNFYQEIIKKGYYTPSNSFAFLDGHVKSGDLFYQDLDPLTGMINGAPTDKNFLLRRGRMAVERESKYSNGIAGVLGYYAPNQSMQSSSEALSTEETVVPIPSQPVKTIKKVVPQKQQEEKKGFLQRLFNF; the protein is encoded by the coding sequence ATGAAATGGAAAATTCTTAAATATCTTGCCATATTTATTATCTCTTTAGGTATTGTTGGTAGTATAGGAGCTGGGCTTCTTGTAAATAAGTATTACAGGGAGCTTCCTAATATTTCGGAATTAGTTGAAAATTATACTCCTCCTGTTCCAACGACAATCTACGATAGAAATGGGCAAGTGATTGATGTTATTTCAAAGGAAACTAGAGAGCCAGTTGATATAAGTGACGTTCCTAAAAATTTAGAAAATGCATTTATTGCTATAGAGGATAGACATTTTCTAACTCACTATGGAATTGATCCATTCAGAATATTAGGTTCTGCAATAGTAAACTTAAAATCTGGTAGAACAGCACAAGGTGGAAGTACAATAACTCAGCAATTAGCTAGAAATGCATTTTTAACTCAAGAGAAAAAGTTTTCAAGAAAAATAAAAGAGATTATAATCACATTTGAAATCGAAAGAAAATACACTAAACAAGAGATTATGGAAAAGTATCTAAATGAGATATATTTTGGATCAGGAGCTTATGGTGTTAAAACAGCAGTATATAACTTTTTTAGAAAAGATATAAAAGATATAAATCTTGCTGAAGCTGCTATATTAGCAGGTATTCCTAACAGACCAAATATGTATAATCCAAGAACTAATTTAGATAAATCTCTTATGAGACAACAACTTATTTTAAAACAGATGTTAAAATTTGGATTGATCAATCAAAGTGAATTTGACAATGCTATGGCTCACAAGTTTATAAACGAGTCTAATGCAAAGCCAAAGGACTATAAAAATCCAAATGTAACAATAGTTTATAATGCTCTTGATAAAAAAATAGAATTTAATGCACCAGATTTTACTGATTTAGTTCAAAAGTTTTTATTTGAAAATTTTGATGAAAAACAGATTTATAATGATGGTTTAAATGTTCAAACAACATTAGATTTAAATATACAAAAGACAGCTAAAGATGTTTTTGAAAATTATCCTCGTTTAAAGAACGATAAAAAGCTCCAAGGATCTATGGTAACAGTTGATGCTAAGAATGGTGAAGTTATTAGTATTATAGGAGGAAAGAATTATAAACCTGGTAACTTTAATAGAGCTATTCAAGCCAAAAGACAACTAGGGTCTTCATTCAAACCATTTGTTTACTACACAGCTTTAGAAAAAGGCTTTGAAGAAAATTTAATTGTTGAAGATTCAAGAATTGTATATGGAAACTGGGCTCCTAGAAACTTTGGAGAGAGATATTATAACGGTATGACTCTAATGCAAGGATTTGATAAATCACAAAATATAGTTTCTATAAAACTATTAAATAAAGTTGGAATTCCGGCTTTAATGGATACAATGAAGAAAATCAACCCAGACTTTGTTATTCCAAACAACTTAACAGCTGCTTTAGGAACTATGGAAGGAACTCCTTTAGAACTAGCTAGTGCATACGCTATATTTGCTAATGGTGGATATGTTGTAAAACCTATATTCATATTGAAAGTAACTGATAAGTTTAATAACACTATATTTGAATCAAAACCTCAAATAGAAGAAAAGTTTGATAGTGCTAATATTGCTCTTATGACAAACATGATGAAGAATTCGGTTAAGCAAGGGACAAGTAAAGGTGCTCAGGTTAAGATAGATGGAAATCCTATAGAACAAGGTGGAAAGACTGGAACAACAAACAATTCTAGAACTGTTTGGTACTCTGGTATGACACCTGAGTATGTAACTACAATATATATGGGATATGATAATAACGATACTCTATATAAAGCTACAGGTGGTGGAGTGGCTGCTCCTCTTTGGAAAAATTTCTATCAAGAAATTATAAAAAAGGGATACTATACTCCTAGTAATAGTTTTGCATTCTTAGATGGACATGTTAAGAGTGGTGACTTATTCTATCAAGATTTGGACCCACTAACTGGAATGATTAATGGTGCTCCTACTGATAAAAATTTCCTTTTAAGAAGGGGAAGAATGGCAGTAGAAAGAGAGAGTAAATATAGTAACGGAATAGCTGGAGTTTTAGGATACTATGCTCCTAATCAATCTATGCAATCTTCATCCGAAGCTCTATCTACTGAAGAAACAGTTGTACCAATTCCAAGCCAACCTGTTAAAACTATTAAAAAGGTTGTTCCACAAAAACAACAAGAAGAGAAAAAAGGCTTCTTACAAAGATTATTTAACTTCTAA
- a CDS encoding Cof-type HAD-IIB family hydrolase — protein sequence MKYKAIICDLDGTLLNENHTISEETKLTIKKVVESGIKFVIATGRHHNDAITFKDNLGLDSFLITSNGAKVHDYENKEIISHNIPADLAVDLLKYNYDNKLHKNVYLDEKWYAETPLEEALEFHKESGFYHHITPFQSLIGSEITKFFFICEDEECISELEKQLRKQFQKGLNITLSLGSCLEIMREGVSKASAIEEVLKREGISLEETIAFGDGLNDLEMLSSVGEGFIMGNGSPRLKALLPNNKIIKSNSENGVAKKLQEIFLNNN from the coding sequence ATGAAATATAAAGCAATTATATGCGACTTAGATGGAACTTTATTAAATGAAAACCATACAATTTCAGAAGAGACAAAACTTACAATAAAAAAAGTTGTGGAATCTGGAATTAAATTTGTTATTGCAACAGGTAGACACCATAACGATGCTATTACATTTAAAGATAATTTAGGATTGGATAGTTTTCTAATTACATCTAATGGAGCAAAAGTTCATGATTATGAAAATAAAGAGATTATATCTCATAATATTCCAGCTGATTTAGCTGTTGATTTATTAAAATATAACTATGACAATAAACTTCATAAAAATGTTTATTTAGATGAGAAATGGTACGCTGAAACTCCTTTAGAAGAAGCTCTAGAATTTCATAAAGAATCTGGATTCTATCATCACATAACACCTTTCCAATCATTAATTGGAAGTGAAATAACGAAATTCTTCTTTATATGTGAAGATGAAGAATGTATATCTGAGTTAGAAAAGCAACTTAGAAAACAATTCCAAAAAGGATTAAATATAACACTATCTTTAGGATCGTGTTTAGAGATTATGAGAGAAGGAGTATCTAAAGCTAGTGCAATTGAAGAAGTTTTAAAAAGAGAAGGAATCTCTTTAGAAGAAACAATAGCTTTTGGTGATGGATTAAATGACCTTGAGATGTTATCTTCTGTAGGAGAGGGATTTATAATGGGTAATGGTAGCCCTAGATTGAAAGCATTACTTCCAAATAATAAAATTATTAAAAGTAATTCTGAAAATGGTGTTGCTAAAAAGTTACAAGAAATTTTCTTAAATAATAATTAA
- a CDS encoding MipA/OmpV family protein, whose amino-acid sequence MKKTLLALTALTMSITTLAEDKFGVGVGIGVTDNIYKGTDTEAFPMPLLDINYGDLYVKGITVGYNVYKDDTFAASLFVNPLGGFAVDGSDLAKGYDNIDDRDFQAMFGLRLDAKTGFYGIRTGLTAEVGEHGAEGKASLFKIYNANDKFTLIPSVHVKGYSGDYTDYYFGVTSEEAKNNNKIDREYKADAAYSIGFNLAADYKLTDNVALMAFLGVERFSSEISDSPIVEDGVIYLIGVGAKYYF is encoded by the coding sequence ATGAAAAAAACTTTATTAGCATTAACGGCTTTAACAATGTCTATAACAACTCTTGCTGAAGATAAATTTGGAGTAGGAGTTGGAATTGGAGTAACAGATAACATTTACAAGGGAACAGATACTGAAGCTTTTCCTATGCCATTGTTAGATATAAATTATGGTGACTTATATGTAAAAGGAATAACGGTAGGATATAATGTGTATAAAGATGACACATTTGCAGCATCACTATTTGTAAATCCTTTAGGAGGATTTGCAGTAGATGGATCTGACTTAGCAAAAGGTTATGATAATATCGATGATAGAGATTTCCAAGCTATGTTTGGACTAAGATTAGATGCTAAAACTGGTTTTTATGGGATTAGAACTGGTTTAACTGCAGAAGTTGGAGAACATGGAGCCGAAGGAAAAGCTAGTTTATTCAAAATTTATAATGCGAATGATAAGTTTACTTTAATCCCATCTGTTCATGTTAAAGGATATTCTGGAGACTATACAGATTATTATTTCGGTGTAACATCAGAAGAAGCTAAAAACAATAATAAAATTGATAGAGAATATAAAGCAGACGCTGCTTACTCTATAGGATTTAATTTAGCTGCTGATTACAAGTTAACAGATAATGTAGCATTAATGGCATTCTTAGGTGTAGAAAGATTCTCAAGTGAGATTTCGGACTCACCTATTGTAGAAGATGGAGTAATATATTTAATAGGAGTAGGAGCAAAATACTACTTCTAA
- a CDS encoding polysaccharide deacetylase family protein, with protein MNILMALSQLEVTGAEVYGTVLSDELIRRGNRVFIVSDTLTKPTNAPYEKIEFNKRKLKNRISQVTKLLKIIKEKDIQVVHAHSRASSWSCAIACKIAKIPLITTIHGRQPVHFSRKLIKAFGDYSLSVCENIRDHIVEDLKVNSKNITVLRNMINIREYKKDLVDIQKKEKVISIIGRLSGPKGDVTYNLLNILHRRQDFKIQVIGGKEIPQRFKKFQGNNVEFLGYVNDVSEKIKGSSLVIGAGRVAVEAILCEVPVLAIGEAESVGVVTMDKVKNALKSNFGDISLNKRALFQWTDIIPEIDKAFNLNKAELFSLREYISKEFSIDIIVDEIEKIYQREIVKKRKYEMPVIMYHRVIKDESEKGVHGTYVTVKQFEEQMSYLKKKGFETVTFKDMLNNKYKQRFDNDKKWIMLTFDDGYKDNYENAFPILKKYGFKSIIYILDGLNYNKWDVQNKNNPEKKFTLMNKEELLEMQNYGIEFGGHTSSHPELAKLPIEKAIDEISISKITIEKMIGKELLSFAYPYGSLNQDVKQIPKKIGYRFAVATDSGSLTFSDDLFEIRRIGIFPTNNLFNFKRKVSGKYNFIKVKREQSYRD; from the coding sequence ATGAATATACTTATGGCACTTTCACAACTAGAAGTAACTGGTGCTGAAGTGTATGGGACAGTATTGAGTGATGAACTTATTAGGAGAGGGAATAGGGTATTTATAGTTTCAGATACTCTAACTAAACCCACGAATGCCCCATACGAAAAAATAGAATTTAATAAAAGAAAATTAAAAAATAGAATTAGTCAAGTTACTAAACTTCTTAAAATTATTAAAGAGAAAGATATTCAAGTTGTACATGCACACTCTAGGGCTTCGTCTTGGAGTTGTGCTATAGCTTGTAAAATAGCTAAAATACCACTTATAACAACTATACATGGTAGACAACCAGTTCATTTTAGTAGAAAGCTTATAAAAGCTTTTGGAGACTATTCTTTGAGTGTATGTGAAAATATAAGAGATCATATAGTTGAAGATTTAAAAGTTAATTCTAAAAATATAACTGTACTTAGAAATATGATTAATATAAGAGAGTATAAGAAAGATTTAGTAGATATACAAAAGAAAGAAAAGGTAATATCTATCATAGGAAGACTTTCTGGACCTAAAGGTGATGTTACATATAATCTTTTAAATATCCTTCATAGAAGACAGGATTTTAAAATTCAAGTCATCGGTGGAAAGGAAATACCACAAAGATTTAAAAAATTTCAAGGAAATAATGTTGAATTTTTAGGATATGTTAATGATGTGTCTGAAAAAATTAAAGGTTCATCTTTGGTCATTGGAGCTGGTAGAGTTGCCGTAGAAGCTATCCTTTGCGAAGTTCCTGTTTTAGCAATAGGTGAGGCTGAGTCTGTTGGAGTTGTAACTATGGATAAAGTCAAGAATGCTTTAAAATCAAATTTTGGAGATATATCTTTAAATAAAAGAGCGCTTTTCCAATGGACAGATATTATTCCAGAAATAGATAAGGCTTTTAATTTAAACAAGGCAGAACTTTTTTCTTTGAGAGAATACATTTCGAAAGAGTTTTCAATAGACATAATTGTTGATGAAATTGAAAAAATATATCAAAGAGAAATAGTAAAGAAAAGAAAATATGAAATGCCAGTTATTATGTACCATAGAGTGATTAAAGATGAGTCTGAAAAGGGAGTTCATGGAACTTATGTTACAGTAAAACAATTTGAAGAGCAGATGAGCTACCTTAAAAAGAAAGGATTCGAAACAGTCACTTTCAAAGATATGCTTAATAATAAGTATAAACAAAGATTTGATAACGATAAGAAATGGATTATGCTTACGTTTGATGATGGGTATAAAGATAACTATGAGAATGCATTTCCTATATTGAAAAAATATGGATTTAAGAGTATTATATACATACTAGATGGATTAAATTATAATAAATGGGATGTTCAAAATAAAAATAATCCAGAGAAAAAATTTACTTTGATGAATAAAGAGGAACTTTTGGAAATGCAAAATTATGGAATTGAATTTGGAGGACATACCTCTTCTCATCCAGAATTAGCTAAATTACCGATAGAAAAAGCTATAGATGAAATTTCAATCTCAAAAATAACGATTGAAAAAATGATAGGAAAAGAACTTCTATCTTTTGCATATCCATATGGAAGTTTGAATCAAGATGTTAAACAAATACCTAAAAAAATTGGTTATAGATTTGCTGTAGCTACAGATTCAGGAAGTTTGACTTTTTCAGATGACTTATTTGAAATCAGAAGAATAGGAATATTTCCAACAAACAATCTATTTAATTTCAAAAGAAAAGTTTCTGGAAAATATAATTTTATAAAAGTTAAAAGGGAACAAAGTTATAGGGATTAA